A stretch of Ranitomeya variabilis isolate aRanVar5 chromosome 3, aRanVar5.hap1, whole genome shotgun sequence DNA encodes these proteins:
- the ILRUN gene encoding protein ILRUN isoform X1 — MMDLRMESFYFNLDLSIKLFLACAFAWEQDRNRERRRQRRRFWRHPIIELRESCGAYHTLYAELNANPEKFQEYTRMSQDSFRDLLARVQGAIRRQDTQLRRAIPPEERLLVTLRFLATGESLSSLHFQYRLGISTLFGIVEDTCRALWNVLRDEFIPLPTVDMWLEIAEKFWSVCDFPNCLGAGDGKHIRIIKPARTGSEYFNYKKYFSIVLMAIADANCRFIAVDIGTFGRGNDSQTFKNSDMGCLVYGKNFKYSPAQHLPNTQGPPMPFVMVGDEAFQMCENLLKPYSSRDLNHTRRIFNYRLTRARRTVECTFGILVAKWRILASAINLKVETVDEVVKACVVLHNYIMAKEQPNIELDEPVAHPLPDFQHHPL, encoded by the exons atgatggatcttcgcatggagagcttttatttcaacctggatttaagcatcaagctgtttcttgcctgtgcttttgcttgggagcaagacagaaatcgcgaaagaaggagacaacgtaggcgtttttggagacaccccattatcgaactacgtgagagttgtggagcctatcacacgctgtatgccgagcttaatgccaacccggagaaattccaggaatacacaaggatgtcgcaagactcgttccgggatttgcttgctcgtgtccaaggagccatacggcgacaggacacccagctccgtagagcgattccaccggaggaacgtctgctggttacattaag atttctggcaaccggagagagtttatcatccctccacttccaataccgtcttggaatatccaccctgttcgGAATAGTtgaggacacctgtcgggctttgtggaatgtactccgggatgagtttatacccctacccaccgtcgacatgtggcttgaaattgcggaaaaattctggagtgtttgtgatttccccaactgtttaggagcgggggatggaaagcacatccgcattatcaaacctgccagaacaggatcagagtatttcaactataaaaaatatttttctattgtgctcatggcaatagctgatgcgaactgtcgcttcattgccgtggacattggcacttttggtcgtggcaatgattcacaaactttcaagaactcggatatgggctgccttgtgtatggcaaaaatttcaaataCTCCCCGGCACAacatcttcccaacactcaaggtccaccgatgccatttgttatggttggggatgaggcctttcagatgtgtgaaaacctactgaagccctattccagtcgggacttgaaccacactagaaggatctttaactacagactgaccagggcccgaagaacagtagagtgtacctttggcattctggtcgctaaatggcgcattcttgcatcagccataaatctaaaagtggaaacagttgacgaggtggtcaaagcttgtgtggttctgcataattatataatggctaaggagcaacccaacattgaactggatgaaccagttgcacacccactgcccgatttccagcatcacccgctgtga